One genomic region from Thermoleptolyngbya sichuanensis A183 encodes:
- a CDS encoding ArsI/CadI family heavy metal resistance metalloenzyme, with the protein MSRVQLALNVSNIDEAVVFYSKLFGTEPAKRRPGYANFAIAQPPLKLVLIENPNATERLNHLGVQVETSEDVKMAGDRLAQLDLATVPEPQTNCCYALQDKAWVHDPDGAPWEIYTVLADSPVPPTEGLHPVPRATASQDCVMCKS; encoded by the coding sequence TCTCGCGTACAACTGGCGCTGAATGTGAGCAACATTGATGAAGCCGTTGTGTTCTATAGCAAGCTGTTTGGCACCGAACCTGCCAAGCGGCGGCCCGGCTATGCCAACTTTGCGATCGCCCAGCCGCCGCTGAAGCTGGTGCTGATTGAAAATCCCAACGCGACGGAGCGGCTCAACCATCTGGGTGTGCAGGTGGAAACGTCGGAGGATGTGAAGATGGCGGGCGATCGCCTCGCGCAACTCGACCTGGCCACTGTGCCCGAACCGCAAACCAACTGTTGCTATGCGCTGCAAGATAAGGCTTGGGTTCACGACCCCGACGGCGCACCGTGGGAAATCTACACCGTCCTGGCAGATTCGCCCGTGCCGCCAACCGAAGGACTGCACCCCGTTCCAAGGGCGACTGCATCCCAAGACTGTGTCATGTGCAAGAGCTAG
- the rpe gene encoding ribulose-phosphate 3-epimerase translates to MTLPTSQKPIVIAPSILSADFSRLGDEIKAVDQAGADWIHVDVMDGRFVPNITIGPLIVDAIRPYTQKPLDVHLMIVEPEKYVADFAKAGADIISVHAEHNASPHLHRTLCQIKELGKQAGVVLNPSTPLTLIEYVLEVCDLVLIMSVNPGFGGQSFIPAVVPKIRKLREMCAERGLDPWIEVDGGLKVNNTWQVLEAGANAIVAGSAVFGAKDYAEAIEGIRHSKRPEPALATA, encoded by the coding sequence ATGACCCTGCCTACTTCACAAAAGCCCATCGTCATTGCCCCGTCGATTTTATCTGCCGACTTCAGTCGCCTGGGTGATGAAATCAAAGCGGTTGACCAGGCCGGAGCCGACTGGATTCACGTAGACGTGATGGACGGTCGCTTTGTCCCCAACATCACCATCGGCCCGCTGATCGTAGACGCGATTCGTCCCTACACCCAAAAGCCGCTGGACGTGCATCTGATGATTGTGGAGCCAGAAAAATACGTGGCAGATTTCGCCAAAGCCGGAGCCGACATTATCTCCGTCCACGCCGAACACAATGCCTCTCCCCACCTGCACCGCACCCTCTGCCAGATTAAGGAACTGGGCAAGCAGGCCGGAGTGGTGCTGAATCCGTCTACGCCGCTGACGCTGATTGAGTATGTGCTGGAGGTGTGCGACCTGGTGCTGATTATGAGCGTCAACCCCGGTTTTGGCGGCCAGAGCTTCATTCCGGCAGTGGTGCCCAAGATCCGCAAGCTGCGCGAAATGTGCGCCGAGCGCGGCCTCGACCCCTGGATCGAAGTCGATGGTGGGCTGAAGGTGAACAACACCTGGCAAGTGCTGGAAGCAGGCGCAAACGCAATCGTGGCCGGGTCTGCGGTCTTCGGCGCGAAGGACTATGCCGAAGCCATCGAAGGCATTCGCCACAGCAAGCGTCCAGAGCCTGCCCTGGCAACGGCTTAG
- a CDS encoding NF041680 family putative transposase, protein MIFNELQQFRQTLYASLGNARDALFDLMDAVLVSACIVSFVRLSQSPVFRRQWSSTYEALRDSRLPRSKVLKLLVQQIPTQQQPLLAGDASRWNRPAARRLKDRTLSGRTGHAPIAGQNYSTLAWIAEDRGSWALPLRHERITSFETPASKAAFQLKQVTRQLAVRPLAIYDRGYGNASFVNQTAGIEADLLLRVTSNRCVYGAPPAYRGRGAPAKHGHKMKLNDPDTWSVPVETVEVDDPNWGRVRVSRWSAYHFRKSPKRAMEVLRVEVLETQSSTRRLAPLWLVWLGEQMPPLETLWLHYLRRFAIEHWYRFAKQRLYWTHPQFSSVSATEQWSSLMPLLSWQLWLARKDCTDHPLPWQAPQETLTPGRVAQAFAGILAAIGTPAPAPKPRGKSPGRGKGHKPTPRPCYPMVKKRASKRKTSEQSLNSPVATAA, encoded by the coding sequence ATGATTTTCAACGAACTTCAGCAATTTCGCCAAACGTTGTATGCCAGCTTGGGAAACGCCAGAGATGCCCTGTTTGATCTGATGGATGCCGTGTTAGTGAGTGCGTGCATCGTGTCGTTTGTGAGGCTATCGCAGAGTCCTGTCTTTCGTCGCCAGTGGTCGAGCACCTATGAAGCGTTGCGCGATAGCCGCCTACCCCGATCAAAGGTGCTGAAGCTGTTGGTGCAGCAGATACCGACTCAGCAGCAACCGTTGTTGGCAGGTGATGCGAGTCGGTGGAACCGTCCTGCTGCCAGGCGTTTGAAAGACCGCACCTTATCAGGCAGAACAGGACATGCCCCGATAGCCGGACAAAACTACAGTACCTTAGCCTGGATTGCTGAAGACAGGGGCAGTTGGGCATTACCATTGCGGCATGAGCGCATCACCAGCTTTGAAACACCCGCCAGTAAAGCGGCATTCCAACTCAAACAAGTGACTCGGCAGTTAGCGGTGCGTCCGTTGGCGATCTACGACCGAGGGTACGGCAATGCCAGTTTTGTCAACCAAACGGCAGGGATTGAGGCAGACTTGCTGCTGCGGGTTACATCCAATCGATGTGTCTATGGCGCGCCCCCAGCGTATCGAGGGCGAGGCGCACCTGCCAAGCATGGACATAAGATGAAACTCAATGACCCTGACACTTGGAGTGTCCCGGTCGAAACCGTTGAAGTCGATGATCCCAACTGGGGACGAGTGCGGGTCAGTCGTTGGAGTGCATACCATTTCCGCAAATCCCCCAAACGGGCAATGGAAGTGTTGCGCGTGGAGGTGCTGGAGACACAGAGCAGCACGCGACGCTTGGCTCCTTTGTGGTTAGTTTGGCTGGGTGAGCAGATGCCTCCGTTAGAAACCCTGTGGTTGCACTACCTCCGTCGCTTTGCCATTGAACACTGGTATCGCTTTGCCAAGCAGAGGCTATATTGGACACATCCCCAGTTCAGTTCTGTATCGGCAACCGAACAGTGGAGCAGCCTGATGCCGTTGCTCAGTTGGCAGTTGTGGTTAGCGCGAAAGGACTGTACTGACCACCCCTTGCCCTGGCAGGCACCGCAAGAAACGTTGACTCCGGGTCGGGTCGCACAAGCGTTTGCAGGCATTTTGGCAGCGATTGGCACCCCTGCTCCTGCGCCTAAACCTCGTGGTAAATCGCCAGGACGAGGCAAGGGGCACAAGCCAACTCCTCGTCCCTGCTATCCGATGGTCAAAAAACGAGCCTCGAAACGCAAGACATCCGAACAATCCCTGAACAGTCCGGTTGCAACAGCAGCTTAA
- a CDS encoding polysaccharide lyase encodes MTQVQARFPRWAIALLAAATSCSYTPLAVSGTANLTDAAPSAESSHPTLLSRATTQSRVLWRGNFGQGWEQRWGVQTRGGFGPQNRQIASERGGTHPLFLRVRYPQGSISPGAVSRYNVPLGGSQFFARLPIGPQEAVRLSYAVRFSSNFSFVRGGKLPGLYGGRGNTGGSIPNGTDGFSTRFMWRQNGAGEVYAYLPTSRGYGTSIGRGNWRFSTGVWHRIDQEVTLNTPGQANGRIRVWFNGRQVLDKQGVTFRTVPELQIDGILFSTFFGGEDPSWATPRSVHADFADFVVYSVL; translated from the coding sequence ATGACACAAGTTCAGGCAAGATTTCCACGGTGGGCGATCGCCCTGCTGGCAGCAGCTACAAGCTGCTCATACACGCCGCTTGCAGTTTCTGGTACAGCCAATCTCACTGACGCTGCACCGTCAGCAGAATCCTCCCATCCTACTTTGCTCAGCCGTGCGACGACTCAATCGCGAGTTTTGTGGCGCGGCAACTTTGGACAAGGCTGGGAACAGCGCTGGGGTGTGCAGACGCGCGGCGGCTTTGGCCCGCAAAATCGACAGATCGCAAGCGAACGGGGCGGTACTCATCCCCTGTTCCTGCGCGTCCGCTATCCCCAGGGTTCAATCAGCCCCGGAGCCGTGAGCCGATATAACGTGCCCTTGGGCGGCAGCCAGTTCTTCGCTCGCTTGCCCATTGGCCCCCAGGAAGCAGTGCGGCTCAGCTATGCTGTGCGGTTTTCCAGCAATTTCAGCTTTGTGCGCGGCGGCAAGCTGCCCGGACTCTATGGCGGCAGAGGCAATACGGGTGGCAGCATTCCCAATGGCACCGATGGGTTCTCAACCCGATTTATGTGGCGGCAGAATGGCGCAGGGGAAGTCTATGCCTATTTGCCAACCAGCCGGGGCTATGGCACCTCGATTGGGCGGGGCAACTGGCGCTTTAGCACGGGCGTTTGGCATCGCATCGATCAGGAAGTGACGCTAAATACGCCTGGTCAGGCGAATGGCCGCATCCGTGTCTGGTTCAACGGCCGTCAGGTTTTAGACAAGCAGGGTGTGACATTCCGCACCGTGCCAGAGCTTCAGATCGACGGCATCCTGTTTTCTACCTTCTTTGGCGGAGAAGACCCCTCCTGGGCAACGCCGCGCTCGGTTCATGCTGATTTTGCGGATTTTGTCGTCTACTCAGTTCTTTAG
- the hemB gene encoding porphobilinogen synthase, translating into MFPIQRPRRLRSHPQLRRMVSETVLNTSDLIYPLFAVPGEGMATEVRSMPGVYQLSIDKIVEEAKEVYDLGIPAIILFGIPADKDTDATGAWHDHGIVQLAATAVKEAVPDLIVIVDTCLCEYTSHGHCGYLEVGDLTGRVLNDPTLELLKKTAVSQAKAGADIIAPSGMMDGFVKAIREGLDEGGFQDIPILSYAAKYASAYYGPFRDAAESSPQFGDRRTYQMDPGNRREALKEIELDIAEGADMLMVKPALSYMDIIWQVKQASNLPVAAYNVSGEYAMIKAAALNGWIDEQRVVLETLTSFKRAGADLILTYHAKDAARWLASGS; encoded by the coding sequence ATGTTTCCCATTCAGCGTCCTCGTCGTCTCCGCAGTCATCCCCAGTTGCGCCGCATGGTCAGCGAAACGGTGCTGAACACCAGCGACCTGATCTATCCGCTGTTTGCGGTGCCGGGGGAGGGAATGGCGACCGAGGTGCGGTCGATGCCGGGGGTGTACCAACTGTCGATCGACAAAATCGTAGAGGAAGCAAAAGAAGTCTACGACTTGGGCATTCCTGCCATCATTCTGTTTGGCATTCCCGCCGACAAGGACACCGACGCGACGGGGGCGTGGCACGATCACGGCATTGTGCAACTGGCGGCAACGGCGGTGAAGGAAGCCGTGCCCGACCTGATTGTGATTGTCGATACCTGCCTGTGTGAATACACCTCCCACGGGCATTGCGGCTATCTGGAGGTGGGCGACCTGACGGGGCGCGTGCTGAACGACCCAACACTGGAGCTACTCAAGAAAACCGCCGTCTCGCAGGCAAAGGCAGGAGCGGATATCATCGCGCCGTCGGGGATGATGGATGGCTTTGTCAAGGCGATCCGCGAGGGGCTAGACGAAGGCGGGTTTCAAGATATTCCGATTCTGTCCTACGCGGCGAAGTATGCGTCGGCGTATTACGGCCCGTTCCGCGATGCGGCCGAGTCATCTCCGCAATTTGGCGATCGCCGCACCTATCAGATGGACCCTGGCAATCGCCGCGAAGCCCTGAAGGAAATTGAGCTAGACATTGCCGAAGGGGCAGACATGTTGATGGTCAAACCTGCGCTGTCCTATATGGACATCATCTGGCAGGTCAAGCAGGCATCCAACCTGCCTGTCGCGGCGTATAACGTTTCAGGCGAGTACGCTATGATCAAGGCAGCCGCTCTCAATGGCTGGATTGACGAGCAGCGCGTCGTTTTGGAAACGCTCACGAGTTTTAAGCGTGCTGGGGCAGACTTGATTCTGACTTACCACGCAAAAGATGCCGCCCGCTGGCTGGCTTCTGGCTCGTAG
- a CDS encoding SDR family oxidoreductase, translated as MASIQNQIVLITGASSGIGAACAHFFAEAGARLILVARRLERLEELAAALKTQFGTETLLLQLDVGDRPRVESTLSALPKDWAAVDILVNNAGLSRGLDKLHEGQVQDWEEMIDTNVKGLLYVTRAILPGMVQRDRGHVINIGSIAGHQPYPGGNVYCATKAAVKSLTECLKLDLLGTAVRITSIDPGMVETEFSEVRFHGDGDRARKVYQGLTPLTAEDIADVVLYCATRPAHVNINDVILMPVAQASTTMAHRRP; from the coding sequence ATGGCTTCTATCCAAAACCAAATTGTTCTGATTACGGGTGCAAGCAGCGGCATTGGTGCGGCTTGTGCCCATTTTTTTGCGGAGGCAGGGGCGCGGCTCATTCTGGTAGCGCGGCGATTGGAGCGGCTAGAGGAGCTAGCAGCCGCGCTCAAGACCCAGTTTGGAACGGAGACGCTGCTGCTGCAACTGGATGTGGGCGATCGCCCCAGGGTCGAGTCTACGCTGAGCGCACTGCCCAAAGACTGGGCGGCGGTCGATATTTTGGTGAACAATGCAGGGCTAAGCCGGGGGCTAGACAAGCTCCACGAAGGCCAGGTGCAAGACTGGGAAGAAATGATCGACACCAACGTGAAGGGGTTGCTCTACGTTACGCGGGCGATTCTCCCTGGGATGGTGCAGCGCGATCGCGGCCATGTGATCAACATCGGCTCCATCGCCGGACACCAGCCCTATCCCGGCGGCAATGTGTATTGTGCCACGAAGGCCGCCGTCAAAAGCCTGACGGAGTGCCTCAAGCTGGATTTATTGGGAACCGCTGTGCGAATTACCTCGATTGATCCGGGCATGGTGGAAACCGAGTTTAGCGAGGTGCGGTTTCATGGAGATGGCGATCGCGCTCGCAAGGTATACCAAGGGCTTACACCGCTAACGGCTGAGGACATTGCCGATGTAGTGCTGTACTGCGCCACGCGCCCCGCCCATGTCAATATCAACGACGTAATTCTCATGCCTGTAGCTCAGGCGAGTACCACAATGGCCCATCGCCGCCCCTAG
- a CDS encoding DUF2301 domain-containing membrane protein, producing the protein MTHTLAEPEVYQGQFGEFTITKGDRLGVVLYRAALMVAALCFDVGTGLVLGRGDDPTVLRWLSPLYTLFSLALGASLLLIHIYMKPLHRALQAFWLVGAIAAIAVAHLYPEPFVQSVYLHPQTLLGVGFTFAALTGIFFKEAFCFNRLETKLLTPLVPLLLLGHLAGVLSPGIESKLLLVWAILMLIFAVRKCVQAIPPDIGDKSVFEYLRQESQVAKSAKSAD; encoded by the coding sequence ATGACCCACACCCTTGCTGAGCCGGAGGTTTATCAGGGACAGTTTGGTGAGTTCACGATTACGAAGGGCGATCGCCTGGGGGTCGTCCTATATCGGGCGGCGCTGATGGTGGCGGCGCTGTGTTTTGATGTGGGCACGGGGCTGGTGCTGGGGCGCGGCGACGACCCGACGGTGCTGCGGTGGCTGAGTCCGCTATATACGCTGTTTTCGCTGGCGCTGGGCGCGAGTCTGCTGCTGATTCACATTTATATGAAGCCGCTGCATCGGGCGCTCCAGGCGTTTTGGCTGGTGGGGGCGATCGCGGCGATCGCCGTTGCCCACCTGTATCCAGAGCCATTCGTGCAGTCAGTCTATCTGCACCCGCAGACCCTTCTGGGCGTGGGGTTTACTTTTGCTGCGCTGACGGGCATTTTCTTCAAAGAAGCGTTTTGCTTTAACCGTCTGGAAACGAAACTGCTCACGCCCCTGGTGCCGCTGCTGCTGCTGGGTCACCTAGCGGGGGTATTGTCACCGGGCATCGAGAGCAAGCTGCTATTGGTCTGGGCGATCTTGATGCTAATCTTTGCGGTGCGAAAGTGTGTCCAGGCAATCCCGCCGGATATCGGCGACAAGAGCGTGTTTGAATATCTCCGGCAGGAAAGCCAGGTCGCTAAATCAGCTAAATCAGCCGATTAG